A section of the Bacteroidetes Order II. bacterium genome encodes:
- a CDS encoding DUF4783 domain-containing protein — translation MKRLMKTKKRMVLLLFGLLCQMWLPSGIRAQDDGTEVLRKIESGFSSNDLRAVLQFASDPIFVRTPEDNASYSPIQARYVLESFFRSQPSRGFRFSDLSPGKNAAFATGDFRSRNGQSLRIYVRLRKNGSTWELKEVRITAS, via the coding sequence ATGAAGCGTCTTATGAAAACAAAAAAACGAATGGTGTTGTTGTTGTTTGGCCTGCTGTGCCAAATGTGGTTGCCAAGTGGGATTAGGGCACAAGATGATGGCACGGAGGTTCTCCGTAAAATAGAGTCGGGTTTTTCGTCCAATGACCTACGGGCAGTTCTACAATTTGCGTCCGACCCTATCTTTGTTCGCACGCCAGAAGACAATGCCTCCTATAGTCCTATTCAGGCACGGTATGTATTAGAAAGTTTTTTTCGCTCGCAACCATCCCGTGGATTTCGGTTTAGTGACCTCTCTCCGGGCAAAAATGCGGCCTTTGCGACGGGTGATTTTCGTTCTCGGAATGGGCAATCGCTCCGAATTTATGTTCGCTTGCGAAAAAATGGTTCAACTTGGGAACTCAAGGAAGTTCGGATTACGGCCTCCTAA
- the gcvT gene encoding glycine cleavage system aminomethyltransferase GcvT codes for MSQTVLKRTPLYDIHKALGAKMVSFAGFEMPVVYKGIIEEHMAVRKAAGLFDVSHMGEVRVSGPQALAFVQSLVSNDAAKLYDGRVMYAVMCNPEGGIVDDLLVYRLGSTEFLLVINASNIEKDFDWMQANNGMGAVLENVSDQMALMALQGPKAMEIFSHLTSISIQNLPYYHAIRPESGTFFECKQALISHTGYTGESGIEIYCENDKATEIWEALMQAGAPYGLEPCGLGARDTLRMEAGYCLYGNDIDHTTNPLEAGLGWVTKMQKDHFIGKGVLEGIKEKGVERKLVAFVLEERGIPRAGYPLLDQNGQIIGEVTSGTQSPVLSQGIGMGYVSVASGLTVPESAIWIDVRGRKLAARVKKAPLHKIS; via the coding sequence ATGTCTCAAACCGTGTTGAAGCGTACACCACTTTATGACATTCACAAAGCACTTGGGGCGAAGATGGTCTCATTTGCCGGTTTCGAGATGCCTGTTGTCTATAAAGGCATCATAGAAGAACACATGGCTGTCCGCAAGGCAGCGGGTCTCTTTGATGTAAGCCATATGGGCGAGGTGAGGGTTTCTGGACCACAGGCACTGGCATTTGTTCAAAGCCTGGTTTCCAATGATGCTGCAAAACTTTATGATGGCAGGGTGATGTATGCGGTGATGTGTAACCCGGAAGGCGGCATTGTGGATGACTTGTTGGTTTATCGGCTGGGGAGTACCGAATTTTTACTGGTGATCAATGCTTCCAATATAGAAAAAGATTTTGATTGGATGCAGGCCAATAATGGGATGGGAGCTGTGTTGGAGAATGTCTCTGACCAGATGGCGCTAATGGCGCTACAAGGGCCCAAAGCAATGGAAATTTTTTCCCATCTTACATCCATATCCATACAAAATTTGCCTTATTATCATGCGATTCGTCCAGAATCTGGTACATTTTTTGAGTGCAAGCAGGCTTTGATCTCTCACACTGGTTATACTGGCGAATCAGGCATTGAGATTTATTGTGAAAATGATAAGGCGACCGAGATTTGGGAAGCCTTGATGCAAGCCGGTGCACCATATGGCCTCGAGCCTTGTGGTTTAGGCGCCCGCGACACCCTGCGTATGGAAGCCGGATATTGTTTGTATGGCAATGACATAGACCACACCACCAATCCGCTCGAAGCGGGTTTGGGATGGGTGACGAAAATGCAAAAAGACCATTTTATTGGGAAAGGGGTCTTGGAAGGCATCAAAGAGAAGGGGGTTGAACGAAAACTTGTGGCTTTTGTCTTGGAGGAACGGGGAATCCCAAGGGCTGGTTATCCGTTGTTGGACCAAAATGGACAAATCATTGGCGAGGTTACCAGTGGAACACAATCTCCGGTACTAAGCCAGGGAATCGGTATGGGATATGTCAGCGTGGCATCGGGCTTAACTGTGCCAGAATCGGCGATATGGATTGATGTCCGGGGCAGGAAACTGGCAGCAAGGGTTAAAAAAGCGCCGTTGCATAAAATATCCTAA
- a CDS encoding HAMP domain-containing protein, with protein sequence MGFIKRISAWWLIAIFLGVVWAISAFLRPATVAVKQPTLQEALLVIQQDFEERISYMKAESQRAAVQPFVLRCLEQVTAGDHIEHLSPAQKEAIAWFSKRKQFDEKQMAIELYDVEYGLLAWNGVSLPIQESRRKEPFPTQEMIQVYHAEQDGLLALEYWEPVYRRSAVVGGIRVVYLINVPVSAQGSSLPDFRLEDLWQKKIMRPVRVDWRPKSAHAANPTQGVGLLRAPNGVVLGEVQVFALSDAEREEVEAARIRNIALFWGILFLGWLVFGVFGITASLEVRWGVWARFLALGLGLGSVWVFRFVLLYWNIPERLLQDLTMGEQLFNPRFLASDLGWGLMRSIGDLALTTIFAWFTAFVWSKRMYVIALKPPESVPEGAGRREKNVFVLGWLLVGVVVKVLWLGIVLVVERAVNDSVLDYLAWTGLMPPTTIMLVYCSLLLLALTALLVLTVLIRLVDAKGRGLWSGRAFIWGIGIAALALGLLESSLYLLALGETQTTWPGEWILLGIAVLGCWFWRREPGLPLRLLHLRSLLLLLLAGVLLTYPALYNALRMQLERQMALVADTFAQGEEERVLGALAQSISDTRRSNPIFNSSGNIVADSSLAAGILARFTAELNDLGQGDFETSIGFFDLKDAPLLLLGRGAVLDAQRSRLLQSGLSDFLALKEAYLSSGETEQLVQPVTRQQQNEQFQYEGLAPLRERGQAVGWLMLRAEQRIRYAGENSFVRTSADVIQPDGWRRKLSVAEYQNGILLRGQGGPFTKTRLTDDIMRQFDQKDRYWGQETVYDQVYNTFYQNPYVPGSRVFSNKVIAVRAPATNPYDHLYYLLRIIISGLWLLFPVFVIGLVYRFRKGFLPLPRRQFRDKVLNAFLVVGVVSVVTMGVLGQQVVTRENREALRENLERRLDRTAEAIRVQHTRNLPAWEILTGILGRNKLDSLATNLSLDINVYRGSELVATTRPDLVRERLVPIRLPIEAYEQLYLQTLRNAYVESKGKADSYTIGYRALADENGVPRYSFSVLMLSEQEQVLEERARTTAYLFGALLLLLLVVMVTVTVLANALTRPLSGLRQGLQAVASGRFDAKIPVNSRDEVGELVETFNDMQQQLAESRQKLGLQERQLAWSEMARQVAHEIKNPLTPMKLSLQHLKRAQKTINMDDSEERARFEGMFTRITATLDEQIDSLTNIANSFSTFARLPKRVLERLELNAAVEECTSLMERSEGFILVFQQATEDIWVMADREELRRIFLNLIKNALQAMPEGGTVTLNVGRCVQKAQEKPMAFCEVHDTGTGIPEELRDNIFQPNFSTKTSGMGLGLAIVRKSIEDLGGQITFITNLGVGTTFRVELPLAGA encoded by the coding sequence ATGGGTTTCATCAAAAGAATTTCAGCGTGGTGGCTTATTGCCATTTTCTTAGGAGTGGTTTGGGCAATATCGGCTTTTTTGCGCCCTGCTACGGTGGCTGTGAAACAACCAACGTTACAAGAGGCACTTTTAGTGATTCAGCAAGACTTTGAGGAACGTATCTCGTATATGAAAGCCGAAAGCCAGCGGGCTGCTGTTCAGCCGTTTGTGTTGCGTTGTCTGGAGCAGGTAACAGCCGGAGATCATATCGAACACCTTTCTCCTGCCCAGAAAGAGGCCATTGCATGGTTTAGTAAGCGAAAACAGTTCGATGAAAAACAAATGGCCATCGAACTATACGATGTAGAATATGGGCTTCTTGCTTGGAACGGCGTCAGTTTGCCGATTCAGGAATCGCGGCGAAAAGAACCTTTTCCGACCCAAGAAATGATTCAGGTCTATCATGCGGAACAAGATGGCTTGTTGGCATTGGAGTATTGGGAGCCTGTATATCGTCGTTCTGCTGTAGTAGGTGGCATTCGGGTGGTTTATCTGATCAATGTACCCGTTTCTGCACAAGGGTCAAGTTTGCCCGATTTTCGGTTGGAGGACCTTTGGCAAAAAAAGATTATGCGGCCAGTTCGGGTAGATTGGCGGCCAAAGAGCGCACATGCAGCCAATCCTACGCAAGGTGTTGGGTTGTTGCGAGCACCGAATGGGGTGGTACTGGGCGAAGTGCAGGTATTTGCCCTTTCAGATGCGGAGCGGGAAGAAGTAGAGGCCGCCCGGATTCGGAATATAGCGTTGTTTTGGGGCATCTTGTTTTTAGGCTGGCTGGTTTTTGGGGTGTTTGGTATCACAGCCTCTTTGGAAGTACGTTGGGGTGTTTGGGCGAGGTTTCTTGCACTGGGATTGGGTCTTGGTTCGGTCTGGGTTTTTCGTTTCGTTTTGCTGTATTGGAATATTCCGGAGCGTTTGCTACAAGACTTAACAATGGGTGAACAATTGTTTAATCCACGATTTTTGGCCAGTGATTTAGGATGGGGCCTGATGCGCTCTATTGGTGATTTGGCCCTGACTACCATATTTGCGTGGTTTACGGCATTTGTTTGGTCTAAACGCATGTATGTTATTGCCTTAAAACCACCGGAATCCGTACCAGAAGGTGCAGGGCGTAGAGAAAAAAATGTTTTCGTTTTGGGGTGGCTATTGGTGGGAGTGGTGGTAAAAGTCCTATGGTTAGGGATTGTATTGGTGGTGGAACGTGCTGTAAACGACTCTGTTTTGGACTATCTGGCTTGGACCGGATTAATGCCGCCTACTACCATTATGTTGGTCTATTGCAGTTTATTGTTGCTTGCTCTGACAGCCTTGTTGGTGTTAACGGTTTTGATAAGGTTGGTAGATGCCAAAGGACGTGGCTTGTGGTCGGGACGTGCCTTTATATGGGGAATAGGAATTGCTGCTCTGGCCTTAGGGCTGTTAGAAAGCAGCCTTTATTTACTGGCTTTAGGGGAGACACAAACCACATGGCCCGGAGAATGGATTTTACTCGGTATAGCAGTGTTGGGGTGCTGGTTTTGGAGACGTGAACCTGGGTTACCTTTGCGGTTATTACACTTGAGGAGTTTATTGCTCTTGCTATTGGCTGGTGTTTTACTGACGTATCCGGCGTTATACAATGCCCTTCGGATGCAACTGGAACGGCAGATGGCTTTGGTGGCGGATACTTTTGCACAGGGAGAAGAAGAACGGGTTTTGGGGGCGCTTGCCCAATCTATCTCCGATACGCGGCGGAGTAATCCCATTTTTAATTCATCTGGTAACATTGTTGCAGACTCTAGTTTGGCGGCTGGGATTTTGGCACGTTTTACAGCAGAACTTAACGATTTGGGGCAAGGGGACTTCGAGACCTCTATCGGCTTTTTTGACCTTAAAGACGCACCGTTACTACTCTTGGGCCGAGGAGCCGTTTTGGATGCCCAACGCTCCCGTTTATTGCAATCTGGCTTGTCGGATTTTTTGGCGCTTAAGGAGGCGTATCTTTCGAGTGGAGAAACCGAACAATTGGTACAACCCGTAACCCGGCAACAACAAAACGAACAATTTCAGTACGAAGGACTGGCGCCGTTGCGCGAACGGGGTCAGGCGGTGGGGTGGTTGATGCTTCGTGCCGAGCAGCGCATCCGGTATGCGGGTGAAAATTCGTTTGTTAGGACCTCGGCAGATGTTATTCAGCCAGATGGATGGCGGCGAAAGCTTTCGGTGGCCGAATACCAAAACGGTATTTTGCTTCGCGGGCAGGGTGGGCCGTTTACCAAAACCCGCCTGACGGATGATATAATGCGTCAATTTGATCAGAAAGACCGCTATTGGGGCCAGGAGACCGTGTATGATCAGGTCTATAATACGTTTTACCAAAATCCATATGTACCAGGCTCTCGGGTATTTTCCAATAAAGTGATTGCCGTCCGTGCGCCCGCCACCAATCCATATGATCATCTTTATTATTTACTCCGTATCATTATTTCCGGTTTGTGGCTCTTGTTCCCTGTTTTTGTCATAGGGTTGGTCTATCGCTTTCGTAAAGGGTTTTTGCCTTTGCCGCGACGGCAATTCCGCGACAAGGTGCTCAATGCTTTTCTGGTGGTGGGGGTGGTTTCGGTAGTCACCATGGGAGTTTTAGGGCAACAAGTGGTTACCCGTGAAAACCGCGAAGCCCTGCGCGAAAACCTGGAACGACGTTTAGACCGAACAGCCGAGGCAATTCGGGTGCAACATACGCGCAATTTGCCCGCCTGGGAAATCTTGACGGGCATTTTGGGGCGTAATAAGTTGGACTCTCTCGCCACCAACCTCAGTTTAGACATTAATGTATATCGGGGTTCGGAATTGGTGGCCACAACCCGTCCGGATTTGGTGCGGGAACGCCTGGTTCCCATTCGGCTACCCATTGAAGCGTATGAACAGCTTTACTTGCAGACCCTTAGAAATGCTTATGTGGAAAGTAAAGGGAAAGCAGATAGCTATACCATTGGTTATCGGGCATTGGCAGACGAGAACGGAGTTCCTCGCTATTCATTTTCGGTGTTGATGCTATCGGAGCAAGAGCAAGTTTTGGAAGAACGTGCCCGAACAACTGCTTATCTTTTTGGCGCTTTGTTGCTCTTGTTACTCGTCGTTATGGTGACGGTGACCGTACTGGCGAATGCCCTAACCCGTCCCCTGAGCGGACTGAGGCAGGGGTTACAGGCGGTTGCGAGCGGCAGGTTCGATGCCAAAATCCCGGTTAATTCCCGCGATGAAGTGGGCGAATTGGTGGAAACCTTCAACGACATGCAACAGCAATTGGCCGAAAGCCGACAGAAATTGGGATTGCAAGAACGACAATTGGCATGGAGTGAGATGGCACGTCAGGTGGCTCACGAGATTAAGAACCCACTAACCCCCATGAAACTTTCGCTCCAACACCTCAAACGCGCCCAAAAGACGATTAATATGGATGATTCCGAAGAGCGTGCGCGATTTGAGGGCATGTTTACCCGTATCACTGCAACGCTGGATGAGCAAATTGACTCTCTGACCAATATCGCAAATTCTTTTTCGACCTTTGCTCGGCTACCAAAGCGGGTATTGGAGCGCTTGGAACTGAATGCTGCGGTAGAGGAATGTACCTCGCTCATGGAGCGTAGTGAAGGGTTTATATTGGTCTTTCAACAGGCCACGGAAGATATCTGGGTGATGGCAGATCGTGAGGAATTACGTAGAATCTTTTTGAATCTTATCAAAAATGCACTTCAGGCCATGCCGGAAGGAGGGACGGTGACACTGAACGTGGGTAGGTGCGTCCAGAAGGCACAAGAGAAGCCAATGGCTTTTTGTGAAGTGCATGATACCGGAACGGGTATTCCGGAGGAACTCCGTGATAATATCTTCCAGCCAAATTTTTCCACAAAAACAAGTGGAATGGGGTTGGGGCTTGCCATTGTCCGGAAAAGTATTGAGGATCTTGGTGGCCAAATCACTTTCATAACGAATCTTGGGGTAGGAACCACCTTCCGCGTGGAATTGCCCTTGGCGGGTGCGTGA
- the purE gene encoding 5-(carboxyamino)imidazole ribonucleotide mutase, with protein sequence MYGKPLVSIIMGSDSDLPVMRAAADFLKTLDVGVEVTIVSAHRTPDRLYDFARTAHERGISVIIAGAGGAAHLPGMVAALSPLPVIGVPIRSSNSIDGWDSVLSILQMPSGVPVATVALNGAQNAGILAAQILSLQLPELRDRVIQFKKNLERGVEQKYQVLEATGYEAYLSEIR encoded by the coding sequence ATGTATGGCAAACCCCTTGTGAGCATTATAATGGGCAGCGACTCGGACCTTCCGGTGATGCGTGCTGCCGCAGATTTCCTAAAAACGTTGGATGTGGGCGTGGAAGTGACCATTGTCTCGGCCCACCGGACGCCTGATCGTTTATATGATTTTGCCCGAACAGCACATGAACGCGGCATTTCCGTGATTATTGCCGGAGCGGGTGGAGCAGCCCATCTACCGGGCATGGTAGCCGCACTCAGCCCCTTGCCCGTCATTGGTGTACCCATTAGGTCTTCCAATTCGATAGATGGCTGGGATTCGGTTCTGTCTATCCTGCAAATGCCTTCCGGTGTACCGGTAGCCACGGTTGCCCTCAATGGTGCCCAAAATGCGGGCATTCTGGCGGCGCAAATCCTCTCATTACAACTTCCAGAGCTCCGTGACCGTGTGATTCAATTTAAGAAAAACCTTGAACGTGGTGTGGAACAAAAATATCAAGTTTTGGAAGCCACGGGCTACGAAGCTTACCTGAGCGAAATACGTTAG
- a CDS encoding 2-phosphosulfolactate phosphatase, translating into MYLDVLFNPAGLTEADVRDKAVIALEVLRTSTSMVTALHNGAKTIVPAPTLGDAARMAANLDPKVFVLGGEKNGQPISGYQLGNSPLEYTPEAVANRTVIMHTSNLTNAISIARSAPVLVVGCFLNMTRLTNFVLQSKHDVLVICGGHKGSAALGDVLCLGQMVDLLTEVHKAEIGLSDAAVIAHSTYQHNKSQIVDKLKAGVQGKALEAAGLLGDVPYSCQIDFSGILPVFNPSNLSINAS; encoded by the coding sequence ATGTATTTAGATGTTTTATTTAATCCGGCAGGATTAACCGAAGCCGATGTACGGGATAAGGCCGTCATCGCTCTGGAAGTGCTTAGAACCAGTACCTCTATGGTTACGGCATTGCACAATGGGGCCAAAACCATTGTACCTGCACCAACCTTGGGGGATGCTGCCCGCATGGCGGCAAACCTCGATCCAAAGGTATTTGTATTGGGGGGCGAAAAGAATGGCCAGCCTATCAGCGGGTACCAGCTTGGGAATTCTCCTTTGGAGTACACCCCGGAAGCTGTTGCAAATCGGACGGTGATCATGCACACCTCTAACCTGACAAATGCCATTTCCATTGCCCGTAGCGCTCCAGTTCTGGTTGTGGGATGCTTTTTGAACATGACTCGGCTCACCAATTTTGTCTTACAATCCAAACACGATGTTTTGGTGATTTGTGGTGGACACAAAGGATCGGCTGCCTTGGGCGATGTTCTTTGCTTGGGACAAATGGTGGATCTTCTGACAGAAGTTCACAAAGCCGAGATTGGCTTATCGGATGCCGCAGTGATCGCCCATAGTACTTATCAGCACAATAAAAGCCAGATTGTGGATAAACTGAAGGCGGGTGTTCAGGGTAAAGCACTCGAAGCCGCTGGACTATTGGGAGATGTGCCTTATAGCTGCCAGATAGATTTTTCTGGGATTCTTCCCGTATTTAACCCAAGCAATCTTTCCATTAACGCATCTTGA
- a CDS encoding DinB family protein, which translates to MTKSAMLAAMTEVLDLWLAALDQYSEEAFVRKPNDEDWSIGQVYQHLVLGTRVYHMRNITSCLNHPQYTDKLPTDDGFKILSSGEFPPIKIKVAPSPQYTPPQPEGVAHVREQLIALSADLLALGEQVYDSESKGRMAHMRFGFLNASEWYHLIEMHFRHHLRQKEHLDQWLAGGIYA; encoded by the coding sequence ATGACAAAATCTGCCATGTTGGCCGCAATGACCGAAGTTTTAGACCTTTGGCTCGCCGCCTTAGACCAATATTCAGAAGAAGCCTTTGTACGTAAGCCGAATGATGAAGACTGGAGCATCGGCCAAGTGTATCAACATTTGGTACTGGGCACCCGTGTTTACCACATGCGCAATATTACTTCTTGCTTGAACCATCCACAATACACAGACAAACTTCCAACCGATGACGGGTTCAAGATTCTAAGTAGTGGCGAATTTCCACCCATCAAAATAAAGGTTGCCCCTTCGCCGCAATATACCCCGCCCCAACCAGAAGGTGTGGCCCACGTTCGTGAACAACTCATTGCACTTAGTGCGGATCTTTTGGCCTTGGGCGAACAGGTCTATGACTCCGAGTCGAAGGGCAGAATGGCCCATATGCGTTTTGGTTTCCTAAATGCCTCGGAGTGGTACCACCTTATTGAAATGCACTTCCGGCACCATCTGCGACAAAAAGAGCATTTAGACCAATGGTTGGCCGGTGGCATTTATGCCTAA